One region of Pagrus major chromosome 5, Pma_NU_1.0 genomic DNA includes:
- the LOC140996475 gene encoding uncharacterized protein: MGLFLRVVLLWLLLIGELQASIKSYYHGYGSDNVDMGHQPKPKPQVPSYQPQVPSYQPQVPRYQPQVPRYQPQVPRYQPQVPRYQPQVPRYQPQMNSFHPRSSTPYYQPQPGYKPMPQPQPGYKPMPQPQPGYKPMPQPQPQPGYKPMPQPQPQPGYKPMPQPQPQPGYKPMPQPQPQPGYKPMPQPQPQPGYKPMPQPQPQPGYKPMPQPQPQPGYKPMPQPQPQPGYKPMPQPQPQPGYKPMPMPQPQPGYKPKPMPMPQPQPGYKPKPMPMPQPQPGYEPGYKPQPQPGHKPLPQPQPGYKPKPMPQPGYQPMPQLGNNFALGVTAQNEAARVSGTRLNYGSKGGFAYNRN, translated from the exons ATGGGACTTTTTCTACG tgtggTGCTGTTATGGCTGCTGCTCATTGGAGAGCTTCAGGCGAGCATTAAAT CTTACTATCATGGATATGGGTCTGACAATGTGGACATGGGCCACCAGCCCAAGCCTAAGCCCCAGGTTCCCAGCTACCAGCCCCAGGTTCCCAGCTACCAGCCCCAGGTTCCCCGCTACCAGCCCCAGGTTCCCCGCTACCAGCCCCAGGTTCCCCGCTACCAGCCCCAGGTTCCCCGCTACCAGCCCCAGGTTCCCCGCTACCAGCCTCAAATGAATTCCTTTCATCCAAGGTCCAGTACACCTTACTACCAGCCCCAGCCCGGCTACAAGCCCATGCCTCAGCCCCAGCCCGGCTACAAGCCCATGCCTCAGCCCCAGCCCGGCTACAAGCCCATGCCTcagccccagccccagcccGGCTACAAGCCCATGCCTcagccccagccccagcccGGCTACAAGCCCATGCCTcagccccagccccagcccGGCTACAAGCCCATGCCTcagccccagccccagcccGGCTACAAGCCCATGCCTcagccccagccccagcccGGCTACAAGCCCATGCCTcagccccagccccagcccGGCTACAAGCCCATGCCTcagccccagccccagcccGGCTACAAGCCCATGCCTcagccccagccccagcccGGCTACAAGCCCATGCCTcagccccagccccagcccGGCTACAAGCCCATGCCTATGCCCCAGCCCCAGCCCGGCTACAAGCCCAAGCCCATGCCCATGCCCCAGCCCCAGCCCGGCTACAAGCCCAAGCCCATGCCCATGCCCCAGCCCCAGCCCGGCTACGAGCCTGGCTACAAGCCCCAGCCCCAGCCCGGCCACAAGCCCCTGCCACAGCCCCAGCCCGGCTACAAGCCCAAGCCCATGCCCCAGCCTGGCTACCAGCCCATGCCCCAACTTGGCAACAATTTTGCTTTGGGTGTTACAGCCCAGAATGAAGCTGCACG AGTGAGTGGGACCCGTCTAAACTACGGAAGCAAAGGAGGATTTGCCTACAACCGCAACTAG